One window of Dyadobacter sandarakinus genomic DNA carries:
- a CDS encoding sterol desaturase family protein, with amino-acid sequence MPGTYDFEDLIIRLSTPFYILLIGLEIVLTYRSSREHHPERPSYTFRDTLTNAALMLLNGGIDLLFRAVYVSALIWFFNRSILPAVEPAAVYWFLLFLLEDLAFYVLHYVDHHCRLFWAVHVTHHSSDHFNLTTGFRSSVFQPLYRFVYFIPIVLLGFNPADVIVMYSITQIYGIIVHTEYVGKMGWLEYLFVTPSHHRVHHASNIEYLDKNMGMCLIIWDRIFGTFQEELDAVKPCYGLAKPAGNTRLITTVFHEWSAIAHDFRNSAGWKMKMSYLLKAPGWSHDGSRQTSRELQNQKRAVQQGEAIVAE; translated from the coding sequence ATGCCCGGCACATACGATTTTGAGGATCTGATCATCAGGCTTTCCACCCCGTTTTACATTCTGCTGATCGGGCTGGAAATAGTGCTAACTTACCGGTCATCGCGGGAGCACCACCCGGAGAGGCCTTCCTATACCTTTCGTGACACGCTTACCAATGCTGCTCTGATGCTCCTGAATGGCGGAATCGATCTGCTTTTCAGGGCTGTGTATGTAAGCGCCCTGATCTGGTTTTTTAACAGGAGCATTTTGCCTGCGGTGGAGCCTGCTGCTGTCTACTGGTTTTTGCTTTTCCTGCTGGAAGATCTGGCATTTTACGTACTGCATTATGTGGATCATCACTGCAGGTTGTTCTGGGCAGTACATGTGACACACCATTCTTCGGATCATTTTAACCTTACCACCGGGTTCCGTTCCTCTGTTTTCCAGCCCTTGTACCGGTTTGTCTACTTCATCCCCATCGTGCTGCTGGGCTTTAATCCGGCAGATGTGATTGTGATGTATTCCATTACACAGATTTACGGCATTATTGTTCACACTGAATATGTAGGTAAAATGGGCTGGCTTGAATACCTGTTTGTCACCCCTTCTCACCACCGGGTGCATCATGCCAGCAATATTGAATACCTGGATAAAAACATGGGCATGTGCCTGATCATCTGGGACAGGATTTTTGGCACTTTCCAGGAGGAGCTGGATGCGGTGAAGCCATGCTACGGCCTGGCCAAGCCTGCCGGTAATACCCGGCTTATCACTACGGTTTTCCACGAATGGAGCGCGATCGCTCATGATTTCAGAAACTCGGCCGGCTGGAAAATGAAAATGAGCTACCTGCTGAAAGCACCGGGCTGGTCGCACGACGGCTCCCGCCAGACCAGCCGTGAGTTGCAGAACCAAAAACGGGCAGTTCAGCAAGGCGAGGCCATTGTGGCCGAATAA
- a CDS encoding helix-turn-helix domain-containing protein, with product MAINTDNVRLVFGLKLKQLRLDKGMSLGDLSQKSGLSVSYINEIEKGKKYPKSDKIIALAAAMDVDYDTLVSLKLSKRLEPISDLLSSNILTELPLELFGIDPADLLEILSDAPTKISAFVGTLIEIARNYNMSIEKFYFSALRTYQEMHDNYFEDIEQEAERFLEEYSIAPDRILDEPHLYEIITSRYGYRVENINERANPEFATVRSLTIPSPSGTRLLLNNHLTSVQRAFIYGREIGYLYLGLKNRLHTTALVEAESFEQLLNNFKASYFASAIIIRRNLLVPALADFFNLSAWQPEHLINLIHRFNTTPESFCYRISNVLPRYFGINQIFFSRFNNFVGQNIFDMSKEMHISRKHYPHTVKDEHYCRRWVALTILNDLGDAIVQKEEPGILCKAQRSTYLDTRDEYLVISFAQPMSPTPNLNVSVSMGIYLDENTREKLAFLNDPLLPAREVNQTCERCALFDCRERVAAPVILQKRHKNEELRKALKRMIH from the coding sequence GTGGCGATCAACACAGACAATGTCAGGCTGGTATTCGGGTTAAAACTGAAACAGTTACGACTCGACAAGGGAATGTCCCTGGGAGATCTTTCCCAAAAATCCGGCCTGTCTGTGTCGTACATCAATGAAATTGAAAAGGGAAAGAAATACCCGAAGTCCGACAAGATCATTGCGCTGGCAGCAGCCATGGACGTGGACTATGATACGCTCGTTTCGCTCAAACTCAGCAAGCGCCTCGAACCGATCTCCGACCTGCTCAGCTCCAACATCCTTACCGAGCTGCCGCTCGAACTTTTCGGCATCGACCCGGCCGACCTGCTTGAAATCCTCTCCGATGCACCGACCAAAATCAGCGCATTTGTAGGTACGCTGATCGAAATTGCGCGCAACTACAACATGTCCATCGAGAAATTCTACTTCTCAGCCCTGCGCACCTACCAGGAAATGCACGATAATTACTTTGAGGACATTGAGCAGGAAGCAGAACGTTTTCTGGAAGAATACAGCATTGCGCCCGACCGTATTCTGGACGAGCCGCATTTATACGAAATCATTACATCACGGTACGGATACCGGGTCGAAAACATCAATGAGCGCGCCAATCCGGAGTTTGCTACGGTACGTTCACTGACCATTCCTTCTCCTTCGGGTACCCGGCTGCTGCTCAACAACCATCTCACTTCCGTGCAGCGGGCATTCATCTATGGGAGAGAAATCGGGTATCTTTATCTGGGGTTGAAAAACCGCCTGCACACCACGGCCCTGGTTGAGGCTGAGAGCTTCGAACAACTGCTGAACAACTTCAAGGCTTCCTACTTTGCGAGTGCCATCATCATCCGCAGAAACCTGCTGGTACCCGCACTGGCCGACTTTTTCAACCTGTCTGCCTGGCAGCCTGAGCACCTTATCAACCTGATCCATCGCTTCAATACCACGCCTGAATCATTCTGCTACCGGATCAGCAATGTGCTGCCGCGCTACTTCGGGATTAATCAGATCTTTTTTTCCAGGTTCAACAACTTTGTGGGGCAAAATATCTTTGATATGAGCAAAGAGATGCATATCTCCCGCAAACACTATCCACATACGGTCAAAGACGAGCACTACTGCCGCCGCTGGGTAGCGCTTACGATCCTCAACGACCTGGGGGATGCTATTGTGCAGAAGGAAGAGCCGGGCATCCTGTGCAAAGCGCAGCGCTCCACCTACCTCGACACCCGGGACGAATACCTCGTGATCAGTTTTGCACAGCCCATGTCGCCCACGCCTAATCTCAACGTGAGCGTATCCATGGGCATTTACCTGGACGAAAACACGCGCGAAAAACTGGCCTTCCTGAATGATCCCCTGCTGCCTGCCCGTGAGGTAAACCAAACCTGCGAACGCTGTGCCCTTTTTGACTGCCGGGAGCGGGTTGCCGCGCCGGTTATTTTACAGAAACGGCATAAAAACGAGGAACTCCGGAAGGCATTGAAGCGCATGATCCATTGA